The following coding sequences lie in one Capsicum annuum cultivar UCD-10X-F1 chromosome 5, UCD10Xv1.1, whole genome shotgun sequence genomic window:
- the LOC107871342 gene encoding ABC transporter G family member 6 — protein MSKIVAENMLQGGESGQFYDHQRVQQQSMQMSQASAYSSPTLGQMLKRVGDVRKEVTGDETPVHRILDMSETSSMSQHSLPFILSFNNLTYRVKTRRKMTFPAILRRPPVTEDDPIPGENLFTRTKVLLNDISGEARDGEIVAVLGASGSGKSTLIDGLANRIAKESLGGTITLNGEPLDSRLLKVISAYVMQDDLLYPMLTVEETLMFAAEFRLPRTLSKSKKKLRVQALIDQLGLRNAAKTIIGDEGHRGVSGGERRRVSIGIDIIHDPIILFLDEPTSGLDSTSAYMVVKVLQRIAQSGSIVIMSIHQPSYRILGLLDRMLFLSRGQTVYSGSPMNLPHFFADFGHPIPDSENRTEFALDLIRELEGSPGGTKSLVEFNKTWQNTKRSNQNLETVTPTHGLSLKEAISASISRGKLVSGTTSDIHTSPASMVPTYANPFWKEMIVLSQRSFTNSWRVPELFGIRLGAIVVTGFILATMFWQLDDSPKGVQERLGFFAFAMSTTFYTCADALPVFLQERYIFMRETAYNAYRRSSYCLSHAIVSLPALIFLSFAFAAITFWAVGLDGGFSGFLFYFAIILASFWAGNSFVTFLSGVVPSVMLGYTIVVAILAYFLLFSGFFMNRDRIPPYWIWFHYLSLVKYPYEAVLQNEFDDPTKCFVKGIQMFDNSPLGNVPNALKEKLLNTMSNTLNVKISSSTCVTTGADILVQQGITDLSKMSCLWITIAWGFFFRVLFYFSLLLGSKNKRR, from the exons ATGTCGAAAATAGTAGCGGAGAATATGTTGCAAGGTGGAGAAAGTGGACAATTTTATGATCATCAAAGAGTACAACAACAATCCATGCAAATGTCGCAAGCTAGCGCGTACTCTTCACCCACCTTAGGTCAAATGCTAAAGCGCGTGGGCGACGTAAGAAAAGAAGTCACCGGCGATGAAACTCCGGTGCATCGGATTCTCGATATGAGTGAAACTTCAAGCATGTCCCAACATTCTCTCCCTTTTATACTCTCATTCAACAACCTCACCTATAGAGTAAAAACTCGCCGGAAAATGACTTTTCCGGCTATTCTCCGGCGACCACCTGTCACCGAGGATGATCCCATCCCCGGAGAAAATCTTTTCACGAGGACTAAAGTCCTCCTGAATGATATCTCTGGGGAGGCTAGGGACGGCGAGATAGTCGCCGTCCTAGGAGCATCAGGATCAGGAAAATCGACCCTGATAGATGGACTCGCTAATAGGATAGCGAAGGAGAGCCTTGGAGGAACGATAACATTAAATGGCGAACCGCTCGATTCGAGATTATTAAAAGTAATATCAGCATACGTCATGCAAGATGATCTTTTATATCCTATGTTAACAGTTGAAGAGACATTAATGTTTGCAGCTGAATTTAGATTGCCTCGTACTTTgtcaaaatcaaagaagaaattgAGAGTACAAGCTTTGATTGATCAATTGGGACTACGTAATGCTGCAAAAACTATCATTGGTGATGAG GGTCATCGTGGAGTCTCCGGTGGTGAACGAAGGCGAGTGTCGATAGGAATTGATATTATTCATGACCCCATCATATTGTTTCTTGACGAACCAACTTCAGGTCTTGATTCGACTAGTGCATACATGGTGGTGAAAGTTCTTCAAAGAATTGCTCAGAGTGGAAGTATTGTGATCATGTCAATTCACCAACCAAGTTATCGAATCCTCGGGTTATTGGATCGGATGCTCTTCTTGTCTCGTGGTCAAACGGTCTATAGCGGGTCACCTATGAACCTCCCACATTTCTTTGCTGATTTCGGTCACCCTATACCTGATAGTGAAAATCGAACAGAGTTTGCCCTGGACTTAATTCGCGAGTTAGAAGGATCCCCAGGAGGGACAAAAAGTCTGGTTGAGTTCAACAAAACATGGCAAAATACTAAAAGGAGTAATCAAAATCTCGAAACAGTAACACCTACACATGGTTTGTCATTGAAAGAAGCGATTAGCGCAAGCATTTCTAGAGGTAAATTGGTTTCAGGTACAACAAGTGATATTCATACTAGTCCGGCTTCAATGGTTCCTACTTACGCGAATCCCTTTTGGAAAGAAATGATTGTGTTGTCTCAGAGATCTTTCACGAATTCTTGGAGGGTGCCCGAGCTATTTGGCATCCGGCTAGGGGCTATCGTGGTCACCGGGTTCATCCTAGCTACCATGTTTTGGCAACTTGATGATTCCCCTAAAGGGGTTCAAGAAAGACTCGGTTTCTTTGCATTCGCGATGTCAACAACTTTCTACACTTGCGCGGACGCCTTGCCTGTTTTCCTACAAGAAAGGTACATTTTCATGAGGGAAACCGCTTACAATGCTTATCGAAGATCTTCATATTGTCTCTCTCATGCTATAGTTTCTCTACCAGCATTGATCTTTCTTTCATTTGCATTCGCCGCGATAACATTCTGGGCTGTAGGTCTGGATGGTGGATTCTCCGGGTTCTTGTTCTATTTCGCGATAATCCTAGCCTCATTCTGGGCCGGGAACTCATTCGTGACATTCCTATCCGGTGTAGTCCCTAGTGTCATGTTGGGTTACACGATTGTTGTCGCGATCCTAGCCTACTTCCTCCTATTCTCTGGGTTCTTCATGAACCGCGACCGGATCCCACCTTATTGGATTTGGTTTCACTACCTATCTCTGGTGAAATATCCTTACGAAGCCGTTTTACAAAATGAATTTGATGATCCAACTAAGTGTTTTGTCAAAGGGATTCAAATGTTTGATAATTCACCACTTGGAAATGTACCAAATGCattgaaagaaaaattgttgAACACAATGAGTAACACATTGAATGTTAAAATTAGTAGTTCAACATGTGTTACTACTGGGGCTGACATTTTGGTTCAACAAGGGATAACTGATTTAAGTAAAATGAGTTGTTTGTGGATTACTATTGCATGGGGATTTTTCTTTAGGGTTTTGTTTTACTTTAGTTTGTTACTTGGAAGTAAAAACAAGAGAAGGTGA